From the Lemur catta isolate mLemCat1 chromosome 1, mLemCat1.pri, whole genome shotgun sequence genome, the window ataaatatcaaaattcatcaaactgttCACATTAAATATAAGCAGtctattgtatgtcaattatacctcaatggtTAAAAAAGGCATGGCATAAACATATTATggcaataaataataaacaacacatatattacatatatttacatatatatttatacatataacaaatttgtaaaaatacgtaataaataaaaataaacgatGAAGGATaaagggaggagggggcaggagtggACAGGGAGAGAGGTCAGACTGAGACCAGGTCTGCCACCTGTGAAGAGAGAGCAGGAAGACAAGGTTGGATATGAGAGCCTCGGAACTCAGGGCCGTTCTGAGAAAGACTGGCCAGGCTGATAGGCAGTGTCCAAGCATAAGTTGCCCATGAGAGCAGTGCTGTTAGGCAGGATGGGCCAGCACCTCTGCTCTAGTACCTCCAAGCGTCAGTCATTGGCTGGGAGCAGCCCAGAGGGCGGCGGCTCAGCATGAATGCTGCACTGGACCCAGAGATGTGGCAGCTTGGGTTGTCATTCTGCTGCGCACCCCACAGCAGGTTCTCATAAAGGGACATCTGAAGAGTGCATCTCCATGGTGCCAGCAGGAGTTGATTtgattcaaaatttcaaaaagtttttaaaagaggaataaattcCTTTGTCAATCAATGAGTGAAATGAATAAAAGTTCAGAGAGTAGCAGTCTTTTGTAGAGTTGAATGCCCACCTGGTTGGTACTgtatattttgcattcttttttggTTCAAAGGTGACAAGTCGAGTAGGTCAAATTTATTTGAGTCTTTCTTAATTGTGGGGTCTCAGTGAACAACTGAAGAGGCAGCCATTTTTTTGCAAAAAGTATCCATAGTGCCAATGAATGGGGTTCTGTGAGCACAAGGAAGACTGGCTCTTGGGAACCTATGGATTCTGACAACATAACCCTGGGAATTATATAAAACCATTTAGAACATATTGAAATTTCATTAGAAATCCTCTCATTCTGTAACTCTTAAGGCTTTGAAATTCCCACTGACTTAACAAATAAGGctatcaaataataaataaattttgtttgcaATACAAAGCAATTGAAAAAGCtgcttaaacttttttttccccaattcaaAGGCCAAGAGGTATATCTAGGTTTTTAGGTCCTGGAACTGATACAATTTTTCAAACtctattaagaaaaagaataaaaagttatgaaaataaGATGCCCTTGTATCAACACTTAACCGCACCCTACATAAAGGAAAGTATATGTGTTTTGTGGTGGGGCGGGCAGAGTGGAAAGAAGCGACAGTCTTAACCAAttgtaattaaaatttcttttgcaaattttgtaaaaatgtatgaCCATGTAAACACGTTGTAAGACCCCTCCCAGGACCTTGGAATGGGCCCTGATGCTTACACGTTGTCAGCGTTGCAGCCCTATTTGAAGAGAAACAGAGTATAAGGGAGTGTCAATTCCCATGAGAAATTTGTACGTAAATATGGATAGTAATGGGTATAAATATGAGTTATTGAGGGGCAAGGAGTGGCCCTTCATATGCATGTTATCACAGAGGGTAACTGCTAGTTGACATAATTGACCTTACATGTGTCTGGCATCCCCAGGCACTGGTCGCTCTCGGCCAGCGCCTGCCTAGCTCCAACCACACAACACTCTCACAAGCCCTCTGCACACTCAGGACACAGTTGAGTCCGATTTCCCTGAGAACCTGTCACTCTGAGCAAGGAGCTGAATGACAAGGTTGATCAGGGCACATTATTGGGCTTTGTTATTGAAGAAAATGGATTTGGCTTGGTGAAAACATGGTATACAGTATATGATCACAACTGCTTTTTAAACACCCTGAAAGAAAAACATAGGGTTAACAAATGTTAATAGCTGTCTCTGGGTATTAGAACTAcgggtaattttttttaactttccctgGGGTCACCGGGACGCTAAGACCGCTGCCTGGACGTTCGCTGACCATGCTGTCCCGAGCGGTGCTTTCTGCTGCCGCCACAGCGGCCCCCTGCCTGAAGAACCCAAACGTCCTAGGTCCAGGGGTATTGCAGGCAACAAGGATCTTTCACACAGGACAGCCAAGTCTTGCCCCTCTACCACCTCTTCCTGAATATGGAGGAAAAGTTTGTTTTGGGCTGATCCCTGAGGAATTCTTCCAGTTCCTTTATCCTAAAACCGGTGTAACAGGACCCTATGTGCTTGGAACTGGGCTTATCTTATATTGTCTATCCAAAGGAATATATGTGATTTCCCCAGAGACCTTCACTGCCATATTGACAATTGGGTTACTTGTctatggaattaaaaaatatggtGCCTCTGTTGGAGAATGTGCTGATAAACTCAATGAGCAAAAAATTGCCCAACTAGAAGAGGTGAAGCAAGCTTCTATCAAACAAATCCAGGATGCGATTGATACGGAGAAGTCACAGCAGGCACTGGTTCAGAAGCGCCATTACCTTTTTGATGTCCAGAGGAATAACATTGCTATGGCCTTGGAGGTTACT encodes:
- the LOC123630171 gene encoding ATP synthase F(0) complex subunit B1, mitochondrial-like, producing MLSRAVLSAAATAAPCLKNPNVLGPGVLQATRIFHTGQPSLAPLPPLPEYGGKVCFGLIPEEFFQFLYPKTGVTGPYVLGTGLILYCLSKGIYVISPETFTAILTIGLLVYGIKKYGASVGECADKLNEQKIAQLEEVKQASIKQIQDAIDTEKSQQALVQKRHYLFDVQRNNIAMALEVTYRERLYRVYKEIKNRLDYHISVQNMMHRKEQEHMINWVEKHVVQSISAQQEKETIAKRIADLKLLAKKAKAQPVSVNVSFPIETVRNS